The following DNA comes from Triticum aestivum cultivar Chinese Spring chromosome 3D, IWGSC CS RefSeq v2.1, whole genome shotgun sequence.
ACGCAAGACACGCGATCCACACCGTTGATTGAGGGGGGACGTGTGCATGGAGCCCCGACAGCGGTGGGCCGGGCTGGGCTCCCCACAACGCCAAGGACCAAACAAAATCCACGAGCACACAGCCACACCTCGCTCACCACCGTTCAGACTACGGAGCGAAGAGGGCTCCCGAaatctcggcggcggcggcggcggcggaggcggcattggtacCTGGCGCCTCCGGGTAAGCTGCCCCTACTCTCTCACCCGGTCTGCACGTGCCGATCATCACTCCTGGACTGATTTGGAGCAGCATACGCAGCCTATCAGGAACAGGCCGGCTCCCaagttcgtcgtcgtcgtcgtcgtcggcagcggcggcggcggcagtcgcTGGAACATCGAGGTAGGGCATCGCGGCCTTTGGTCCTCCTCTACACTTGCTGGATCTTCCATTTGCTTCACTTTGTGTGTAACCCTAGCTAGGTGACGGGGCTGTATCGGGACCGGTGAGGACGACGGCAGCTAGGCCAGCGACTTTCGGCAATTCTCAGGTATAATAATCCCTACCTGGAGGTTGGCGTGGTCCTATTCGATGTTCGGCTTGCTAATTTACCGGGAATGCATGTGATTTGGGGCTTGCGATTTGTGAACTCTGAAGCCAATTTTGCTACAGATCTCAAAAGACAACTTGTTTGGCAATTGTGTGAAGGTCTTAGCTTAGCCTAGGTTTGTGTTTGTGCTTCACTTGCTGTACCAGAGTACCTTTTCAACTACGGAGTTGGGCAGTTTCCCCCTGCCTTACGAGTTACCAAGCCTGACTAATGTGGAGGAACATGCGAAAACTTGTTGTTGCTTCAGATTAGTCAATGCTTGAATTAATTGGAGGGCACAGTAAGCTGACTGTGAATGCGCAGTGTGGTTTCACATTTACTACTAGCAGTGGTAGGAGTACTACCACTCCATTTTCCTTTGTTGGCATGCGCGTTCCGCATTAAACACACACACGCCCATCTCTCcatgtttatttatttttaggGATGTTGGCATGCAAACCAGCAttaaagacacacacacacacacatcctctGATATGCTAGTAACTTTATACTCTACTCTACACATTGCAGACATGGCATCATCCACTGATACAGATATGCTGGAAGAGAATGTGCCCGCCAAGACAACTACTGTTCAAGTGAAATGGTGTGGCAATGATTATGATGTGGTGGTACAATCTGATGCCGATGTTGGAGAGCTAAAGCGACGTGTCGAACAAGATACAGAACTTCCTTCCAAGAGGCAAAGACATATAAACACTCAGACAAATGATGAATTGGCTGATAATTATCGTGTTTCTCTGTTGGACAGTCCACCCACGACGTTTCTCATTGGGTAATGTTTTTTTTCTCATTGTCCTTGTAAATGCACAAGGATTCAAGTGTCAGTCATGTACGCATTTTTTACATGTTTCTAATAAATATATGTTGTACTACTCCCACTTCTTTTTATCGGCTGAAGCATAATGCAATTTTTTTTATCATATCTCATTTGTTGTCAAATTCTGAGTTCGTAGCATGATATCATCTAAACACTAGATATTTCTCATGTAGATTCCTGTATATTCCTATTAGTTTAAAAATACAATGTTTCCTGTATATTCCTATTAGTTTAAAAATACAATCTCATACCTCACTACAAACATTTCGAATCCAGGTTGAACAAACCGGACCTTTCACTCTACTCGCGGTATTTTTCTTATGACAACGCAAACCGCAGCTGCTCTGTCAAGGCCATTAAGCTAGCGAAGAAAAAAGACTTCCTTTCTGATTTTCATGAGATGCCTACTGCCTTCTTCAGAGGAACCTACACTCTAGGGAGTTTCACCACTGATTGCCTCTTGAAGTGGTATGATACTAAAGACAAAGTTCTTTCTTCGCTCCGACTGATGAGCACCTGGAGGCACCCAAATGTGGTGGTGTTGCAGAATATCTACAAGCTGCACCCAGATTATCGTCTTGTAATATCCACCAGCTCTTTTGATGGTACCTTAAATGGATGGCTCAAGCATGGTGAAAAGAACAAGATTGAAGAGAACAGGATTTTAAATATGGATGGAAAATTCAcccctgttttcagcagaatcacaCTGTAAGTATTTTCAGCAGAATCACACCTTCAATCTTATAATAGGATCTGGGTTGGCGACGGTCCATTCACTTCGATCGTTACTATGTTTTGAATTACTTACAATTGGCGTATTATTATCTAAAACATATATACTGCTATATATAGTGGGTATTTATGTCTTAAATTACTAAGAATCGTTACCGTAACTATTATATATAGATGGGCTGGATATATTCTACAACCATTCTTTAGACATACTCTACAACTAGAAACCCACCGAACCAGCATATGCCATCATCCATCTCACCTCATCCATATGCGGAGCGGAACCTGCATGGCGCAAAGGGAGGCAACAATAGCGATGTGAGGCACACAGTTTAGTGGCATGACACAGTTTTCAAACTGCTATTAGGCCGTAACGAATTTGAAAAAACATTCTACATGAAAATTGCGCCTAATCGATTTATTCCCAATGTTATATCATTTATGTCATTCCCACAAACCATTCCATCTATATACAACTGGTTGTTGTACAACCAGCCCTTTGTTTCTGTTTCACAAGAAATTTTCAAACCATATTTTGGAATTATGCAAGTGAATACCGTTAGAAAGATATTGAttaggcgcaactttttcatgcaGCATATTTTTCAAAATTTAAGGTTCAAGAGCAGTTCTAAAAATTGTGCAATTCATATCAAATGACATGGAGCGCATTTTTATCAAAATGTTCAAACCACTTATCGAAATGATGCAAACAAAATACCGTTGGAAAGATATTTACTAGATGTAACTTTTCTTTTTGTATGGAACACTTCATTCAAATTCCTTGTGATTTAAGAGAAGTTTAAAAAATGGTTAGATTCGAGTGTTATTTTTGGGCGAACCCCCAATGAACATGTGAACTGTCCCTACGAATAACTAGATTGCCGAAAGTTAACTAACTTCTCACATAGTATAAGGCCAACTTCAGCATGAACAACGTGAATTGCCGAACAAAAAATATTTTTCCCAACATTTTTGTGAACTTCCCGAACGAACGAACAGAACTTCCCGATTCATAAGTACTCCTTGTGTGAGGAAGTGAACTTCTTGACAAACGACAAGCTTCCCACAAGCGGAGAAATTAACTTCTCATCTATATCACTAATTTTTGCAACTCTTTGACGAATGTTTTTATTTCCAAATGTGTGGAATGTCGCTAATGATATGACGACAGGGTTGAGAACTAACTGTCCACGTGTCAACTGCCGCGGGATGGGGGTGGAGCCTTGGAGGTGAACCAGCAAATTGGCTTGGCAAAAAATGAACCATCACGAGGCAACTAGCAGACCTCCTGCAACAAAATATGCGAACTTCTCGCAAAGCAGAAACTACACAAAAATAAACAGGGATAGAAAATCAAACATCGACAATCTGCGGAGCATTCTCATTGTAGATGGTGGGTGTTGCAACATGTGGTAGGAGAGTGATCCTGCTCCACACTCCGCCCTGCTAGCTGTGGCCATGGACATCAGTTAGGGGACGTCATCGTGTGTGGAGCGAATTTAAAAGTTGTGCATGGGCGTCCGTGTGCTTGATGATCACCAGCCTGCCgaggagagcagaggagggggactCGCCTAATGGACCTTTCTGACCGTACCAAGGTGGAAGACCTCCTCTAGCTGAAGCAGTGCCGTAGACGAACATCGTTGGCTGCCTTTGACCGAGGAGAAGGTGGCGGCGCGGGGTGGCTGGTCGAGGCTAGGTGTGGCGGCGGCGCGGTTCCTATGTGGCTGCACGGGAAGGTGGATTGGATTGGAGGGTAGATAGGGCTGATGCAAAACTATGGCGATGAGGTGTGATGGGGAGGGGAGGGTGTGGCGGCGCGGTGGCCTTGGGGTGATAGGGGCACAATGCTGGGAAGATGGGTCTAGTGCGGCGTTTTTTCTTTTAGTTTAGGGCGGTGGGGTTTGCTCCTGCAGTAGTTGTTACTTTCGAGTGGGTTTGGCTGATCTAGGAGGGTTGGTTGTAGAATATTTCATCTACAATTCTCAAGGGGTGGTTGTAGAATGGACCACGTTACACATGTATATAATCACCTTTTATTATGCTTTAAATCACTGGTAATTATTGtgatcactatccaacctatatAATAGACATATATATCACAATCTTATGATTAATTGATCCTATATTTTGGAATATATTCTCTTTTGCCCAAAATTTGGGATTATTCTTTTTGAGAAAAAAATAAGTACCAACGACACAATCATTTAGACAATGCATGCAAGAACGAAGAAATTTCGGAGTAACGCACCGGCGATCTGCTAGTTTGTACTAATATTTTATTTCCACTGCACAATAACTAATATAATGTTTTTACTTCCACTGCACACTAACTGAGATACTGTTTCACAGAGATCTACTTGATATCTTGGACAAGATGATTAGACGTAAGATGTGTCCGAAAGACCTTACAGTTGACAACCTATATCTGAAGACTGTGAATGGTCAACCTCAACTTAAAGTATTCTTCGATGATGGTAATTTCTTTTTTGCACTCTCCTAAGATAGTGCGTCTCTAAAATCTATACAAACACTATAATTTTATTCTACAAATGAAAAAATATTGGGTTATGTTGTGCAAAATTTTGTTTTGTGGAGGTTATTTATAAGCATATTTTAATTTAGATATAATGTTGCATATTTGCTTACACGAAAATGTGCATATGTTCGTAGGACCATCTGAATCAGATAGGATTTTCTTTTTGGAAAAGTAAGACATTTTTAAGTTCCGGAAATATAGGAAAATTAATCTTGCATGTAGATGATGGATACAAGTATGTGCACCCAAAATTTTAAAACTTCAACATTAACATATGCGACCTTTATGTTTTTTTATAGGTTGCATACAAAATTATCCGCTAAGAGTGTTTCTTAATATCAACTTGTTATTGTCTAATTTAATTTATCGCTCCTGGCCACATCTGTCTGATTCACCAACTCCCCTAATTCGCAGTTGAGGATCTCAGGGGTAAGGCTCAAACGTATACGGAAAAACTATATGTGAAACTATGTGCGGAGATAAAGAAAATTATTGCAGCCGACGTTTTGATACAAATGCACACAGGGACCAGGGCGTACTGTGATTTCATTGAGAAACATGGTCCTGACTGCATTGGCAAAAATTTGGCAAAACTTGCCAAGTTTTATCCCATTGAGTGGAATGATGAAGACAAGAGCAAGTATCTCATTGACATATTCTCATCAACTCGAGATTGTAGTGCGGCTCTTAATGCTTGTGGAATAAGATGGCCAAGAAATGAGTCTGAAGATGACATGTGTCAGGAGCTGAAAACATTAAAAGAAATGATGGAAAGAGCGAACATAGAGAACAACAAAAGGAAGGCGGAGCTGAAACTTCAAGGAGCCGAGGGTAGAGCTGCGGCCAACAAGATCAGGGAATACATATGGAACTGTGATATTGACTATCCAAATGATCTTGTCAGGCTCGTGAGGAACCTATGGAAGCATTTCTCCACGTACCCTCGCTACATTAAGGTAACTAATTCTCCATCTAGCTTGCATGCCAAACAAGGTGTTAATATTGATTAACCATTTGGTTAACTGCAGACGCACCTTGGGGGTAGCCAAAGTGCTGTTTTGCGCAAGTTCGAGCAGTGGTGCCCTGATGCCTGGACGTTGATCTACAACACCGTGGGCCAAccatgtatgttgtctttcctgttTAGATTTAAACTCCTTTCTCTCGTCATGCATGTTTTTATTTTTCATTGTGCTGCTACGACATGCTTACATGGTCTTGTGTTGTGTGCTACTTAGCTCATACCACACCATGTGGTTTCTGAAAGGCGTATGTGACCAGAGTAGAGCTGGTCTGTTGGGTCAAACATTGGCTTCCTACAGTCTCCCCATAGGTCCATGGCCAGTTGGTGTTCACAGCAGAAATTGCTAAGTTTTAGTCTTGTGTAGTCTGACCATATATAGGTCCATGGCCATACCATGCAATGCAGACAATGGAAACTGGTTTGTAGGAGTACTTTGTAGCATGGTGAATAAATTGTTGCTGCATGAATATATCTCAAATCATTAGCAGGGACAAAGAGTTCAGTGCCTCCATGTCAAATGTCCTGACCTAGTACATTATCAATAAATGCTCTTGGCATTTGAAGCAGTGGTGGTATGTCCAGAGAGTAGAATCAGGCGGTCAGCCAGGCATCATGCTGTGACTTGTGAGCAGGGCACCTTTTGGTCCAGTGAGCTAGTCGTGCCTGCTGCTGTAAACTCTGCCCAAGTAACTAGCTAGTACTAGGAGATTATGATGCACTTGACATGGCTCGGTCTAGGCTTTGCAAAGTCAAGTGAGACCACAACCTTATGTTTAACCCAATCTGGGGTGTCCTTTGTTCCAAAATTTTATAAATCAATCAATCATAAAGCTTATATGGTTATAAATACTCTAGATGAATTTCTCGGGCGATCTGCTTTACATGCATTGGTTTGACATATTTTGCAGGAAGCAAGGAGACTGGTGGTGGTGGAGGCAGGGCAAGGAGATTGCAAGCAAGGAGGAGGATGGAAGCAACGTTTTTGGGAAATTCAGTAGCATGCATGGAACTGACGAGAGCACTGGGTATTTTTTGACGGTGCAAAACACTGGTTGGTAAACTGCGCGTAAGAAACCAAACGAAAGATTTGGCGGTGCAAAACACCTGATCTTTTTGTAAGATGGAAAACTGCGCTGGAAGTGTAATTTTTTGGATAGGAGCGCTGCAAGTGTAATTTTCTGGATGGGAGCGCTGGTCGCTGGAAGTGTAATTTTCTGTATGGGCGCGCTGGAAGTGTGCGTGCGTATGAGACCAAAAGAAAGATTTGGCTGAATACCGCGAAAGCCTAGCTGGCAGGGTTTGAGACCAAACGGATGATTTGGCCGCCGGCCGGATTCTGTAACCAAATGCTACGAGTAGGAACCAAAAAACATGGATTTGGTCTTGTTTTGTTCTGTTCCTGTACTAGTGTAGTGCGAGGTTTGGCTGTCAGCAACCTTCCACGACCGGAAAAAACAGGGGGATCCCAACCAAATTTTGCGAATCGGCGAAAGCTCCAACCAAAAACACCATGAGAGAAGGGGAACGATAAGAAGATCCAAACCTAGGGAATTAGAAGGATGGATGGGATGAGACGGCCGATCGAGGATCTCATCCATCGTTCTCGGCCGTCTCATCTCCTCGGCTGCGTCCACCTCGATGGATCGGCCGTCTCATCTCCTCGGCTGCGATCGATCGCCCGCGCG
Coding sequences within:
- the LOC123080902 gene encoding uncharacterized protein isoform X1 → MASSTDTDMLEENVPAKTTTVQVKWCGNDYDVVVQSDADVGELKRRVEQDTELPSKRQRHINTQTNDELADNYRVSLLDSPPTTFLIGLNKPDLSLYSRYFSYDNANRSCSVKAIKLAKKKDFLSDFHEMPTAFFRGTYTLGSFTTDCLLKWYDTKDKVLSSLRLMSTWRHPNVVVLQNIYKLHPDYRLVISTSSFDGTLNGWLKHGEKNKIEENRILNMDGKFTPVFSRITLDLLDILDKMIRRKMCPKDLTVDNLYLKTVNGQPQLKVFFDDVEDLRGKAQTYTEKLYVKLCAEIKKIIAADVLIQMHTGTRAYCDFIEKHGPDCIGKNLAKLAKFYPIEWNDEDKSKYLIDIFSSTRDCSAALNACGIRWPRNESEDDMCQELKTLKEMMERANIENNKRKAELKLQGAEGRAAANKIREYIWNCDIDYPNDLVRLVRNLWKHFSTYPRYIKTHLGGSQSAVLRKFEQWCPDAWTLIYNTVGQP
- the LOC123080902 gene encoding uncharacterized protein isoform X2; amino-acid sequence: MASSTDTDMLEENVPAKTTTVQVKWCGNDYDVVVQSDADVGELKRRVEQDTELPSKRQRHINTQTNDELADNYRVSLLDSPPTTFLIGLNKPDLSLYSRYFSYDNANRSCSVKAIKLAKKKDFLSDFHEMPTAFFRGTYTLGSFTTDCLLKWYDTKDKVLSSLRLMSTWRHPNVVVLQNIYKLHPDYRLVISTSSFDGTLNGWLKHGEKNKIEENRILNMDGKFTPVFSRITLDLLDILDKMIRRKMCPKDLTVDNLYLKTVNGQPQLKVFFDDVEDLRGTRAYCDFIEKHGPDCIGKNLAKLAKFYPIEWNDEDKSKYLIDIFSSTRDCSAALNACGIRWPRNESEDDMCQELKTLKEMMERANIENNKRKAELKLQGAEGRAAANKIREYIWNCDIDYPNDLVRLVRNLWKHFSTYPRYIKTHLGGSQSAVLRKFEQWCPDAWTLIYNTVGQP